One genomic window of Halobellus limi includes the following:
- the cofC gene encoding 2-phospho-L-lactate guanylyltransferase, with the protein MRIIVPFTDRDPKSRLTPVLSTTERREFALAMLCDVVDAVEGVGHEPELLVPEPLDFEGPATGDDAPGVGLDADAVERLESLPATVDDRPLTAAVNAALDDGSDRDPVQAVVMADLALATPTALRRLFAAGGDVAIAPGRGGGTNALVVRDPGFSVDYHGASYRDHRRIAAEADLPVAVVDSMRLATDVDEPSDLLEVLLHGDGRARRWLVDAGFEVGSGSDGRVGVRRR; encoded by the coding sequence ATGCGTATCATCGTCCCCTTCACGGACCGCGATCCGAAGAGCCGCCTCACTCCCGTTCTCTCGACGACCGAACGCCGCGAGTTCGCGCTTGCGATGCTGTGTGACGTCGTCGACGCGGTCGAAGGCGTCGGCCACGAACCCGAACTGCTCGTTCCCGAGCCGCTGGACTTCGAGGGTCCCGCTACGGGCGACGACGCTCCGGGCGTCGGACTCGACGCCGACGCGGTGGAACGGCTCGAATCGCTCCCCGCGACGGTCGACGACAGGCCGCTGACGGCAGCCGTGAACGCAGCGCTCGACGACGGGTCGGATCGGGACCCGGTCCAGGCGGTCGTGATGGCGGATCTCGCGCTCGCGACGCCGACGGCGCTCCGACGGCTGTTCGCCGCCGGCGGCGACGTCGCTATCGCGCCGGGGCGCGGCGGGGGGACGAACGCCCTCGTCGTCCGCGACCCCGGCTTCTCGGTCGACTACCACGGCGCGTCGTACCGCGATCACCGCCGGATCGCCGCCGAGGCGGACCTGCCGGTGGCCGTCGTCGACTCGATGCGGCTGGCGACCGACGTCGACGAGCCCTCGGACCTCCTCGAAGTGCTCCTGCACGGCGACGGGCGGGCGCGGCGGTGGCTCGTCGACGCCGGGTTCGAGGTCGGAAGCGGGAGCGACGGACGGGTGGGCGTCCGGCGTCGGTAG
- a CDS encoding metal ABC transporter ATP-binding protein — protein MAAIDVRDVTFGYAGRSVVEDVSFEVEAGAFLGLVGPNGSGKTTLLELMIGLRRPDRGTVSLFGVPAAEFDEGERIGYVPQDVANADEAMPITVSEVVRMGRYPRRLFGRFSEADRRAVEAAMERVGIADLADRRVGRLSGGQRQRVFIARALAGEADLLALDEPTTGVDAESRESFYELLHELNAGGITVVLIEHDIGVVTTHASEVACLNRELYFHGSPEAFVETDALAEAYGGSQHVVHHDH, from the coding sequence ATGGCCGCGATCGACGTCCGAGACGTCACGTTCGGATACGCCGGACGGTCGGTCGTCGAGGACGTCTCCTTCGAGGTCGAGGCGGGGGCGTTCCTGGGACTGGTCGGGCCGAACGGGTCGGGCAAGACGACCCTCCTGGAGCTGATGATCGGGCTCCGGCGACCGGATCGCGGGACCGTCTCGCTGTTCGGCGTTCCCGCCGCCGAGTTCGACGAGGGCGAGCGGATCGGCTACGTCCCCCAGGACGTCGCGAACGCCGACGAGGCGATGCCGATCACCGTCTCGGAGGTCGTCCGGATGGGGCGGTACCCGCGGCGGCTCTTCGGGCGGTTCTCCGAGGCGGACCGCCGCGCGGTCGAGGCCGCGATGGAGCGCGTCGGGATCGCGGACCTGGCCGACCGACGCGTCGGCCGCCTCTCGGGCGGCCAGCGCCAGCGGGTGTTCATCGCTCGCGCGCTCGCCGGCGAGGCCGACCTCCTGGCGCTGGACGAACCGACCACCGGCGTCGACGCCGAGTCCCGCGAGTCGTTCTACGAACTCCTCCACGAACTGAACGCCGGGGGGATCACGGTCGTGCTGATCGAACACGACATCGGCGTCGTCACGACCCACGCCTCCGAGGTCGCGTGTCTCAACCGCGAGCTCTACTTCCACGGCAGCCCCGAGGCGTTCGTCGAGACCGACGCCCTGGCCGAGGCCTACGGCGGGAGCCAACACGTCGTCCACCACGACCACTGA
- the purS gene encoding phosphoribosylformylglycinamidine synthase subunit PurS produces MTTYTATVTVRLKRGVLDPEAETTKRALERLGFELDALRSADQFEVDLDAESAEAAADRADEMAERLLANPTIHDYDVEVAES; encoded by the coding sequence ATGACGACGTACACCGCGACGGTGACGGTCCGCCTCAAGCGGGGCGTGTTGGACCCCGAAGCCGAGACGACCAAGCGCGCGCTCGAACGCCTCGGCTTCGAGTTGGACGCGCTCCGCTCGGCGGACCAGTTCGAGGTCGACCTCGACGCCGAGTCGGCCGAGGCCGCGGCCGACCGGGCCGACGAGATGGCCGAGCGACTGCTCGCGAACCCGACCATCCACGACTACGACGTCGAGGTGGCCGAATCCTGA
- a CDS encoding phosphoribosylaminoimidazolesuccinocarboxamide synthase yields MTSVKEFRVETEPTATELGRGRFVFTDQYSVFDWGEMPDHVPKKGASLCTMGAFNFERLAEADVPTHYVGVCDPNGDAADDDTVDPVALDDCEEPPTEMAIELTQVPDLPYLGDGAYDYDAYHDAAGENYLIPLEIVFRNTVPEGSSLRSRGSPAEYGLDMEAWPDEVVDLPEPVVEFSTKYEEQDRYLARPEADRIAGAADLEDLEDLALAVNDVLNRRAEERGFVHEDGKIECLYHDGEIRVADVVGTFDENRFSYRSQEISKEVVRQYYKRTDPEWVEAVSAAKERSREEGVADWRTLCERSPESLPADVLDAVSDLYAAGTNAYTGTEWFDAPDVDDAVDAVRDL; encoded by the coding sequence ATGACGAGCGTCAAGGAGTTCCGCGTCGAGACGGAGCCGACCGCGACGGAACTCGGTCGAGGCCGGTTCGTCTTCACCGATCAGTACTCCGTCTTCGACTGGGGGGAGATGCCCGATCACGTCCCCAAAAAGGGCGCGTCGCTGTGTACGATGGGCGCGTTCAACTTCGAGCGCTTGGCCGAGGCGGACGTGCCGACGCACTACGTCGGCGTGTGCGACCCGAACGGCGACGCGGCCGACGATGACACGGTCGACCCCGTCGCCCTCGACGACTGCGAGGAGCCGCCGACGGAGATGGCCATCGAACTCACGCAGGTGCCCGATCTCCCGTACCTCGGCGACGGCGCGTACGACTACGACGCCTACCACGACGCCGCGGGCGAGAACTACCTGATCCCCCTGGAGATCGTCTTCCGCAACACGGTCCCGGAGGGGTCCAGCCTCCGGTCGCGGGGGTCGCCCGCGGAGTACGGCCTCGATATGGAAGCGTGGCCCGACGAGGTCGTCGACCTCCCCGAACCGGTCGTCGAGTTCTCGACGAAGTACGAGGAACAGGACCGCTACCTCGCCCGTCCGGAGGCCGACCGGATCGCCGGCGCCGCCGACCTAGAAGACCTGGAGGACCTCGCGCTCGCGGTGAACGACGTGCTCAACCGCCGCGCCGAAGAGCGCGGGTTCGTCCACGAGGACGGCAAGATCGAGTGTCTGTACCACGACGGCGAGATCAGAGTCGCCGACGTCGTCGGCACGTTCGACGAGAACCGATTCTCCTATCGGAGCCAGGAGATCTCCAAGGAGGTCGTCAGACAGTACTACAAGCGGACGGACCCCGAGTGGGTCGAGGCCGTCTCGGCGGCGAAGGAACGCTCCCGCGAGGAGGGCGTCGCCGACTGGCGGACGCTCTGTGAGCGATCGCCGGAGTCGCTGCCGGCGGACGTCCTCGACGCCGTCTCAGACCTCTACGCCGCGGGGACGAACGCCTACACGGGGACCGAGTGGTTCGACGCCCCCGACGTCGACGACGCCGTCGACGCCGTGCGCGACCTGTAG
- the purQ gene encoding phosphoribosylformylglycinamidine synthase I — MTVAVVTFGGSNCDRDAVRALSHVGVDAERVWHEDGLPSDVDGVVLPGGFSYGDYLRAGAMAAHSPIMNDVRDAADRGVPVLGVCNGAQIGCESKLTPGAFTTNASARFQCESVHLRVENAETPWTAAYDVGDVIEVPIAHGEGRFEIDEERYDDLVAEDRILFRYCDAAGNITEKANPNGSRGNVAGILGDRETVAVMMPHPERASLPDLGRSVDGQGVLRAFV, encoded by the coding sequence GTGACGGTCGCTGTCGTCACCTTCGGCGGGTCGAACTGCGACCGCGACGCCGTCCGCGCGCTCTCCCACGTCGGCGTCGACGCCGAGCGCGTCTGGCACGAGGACGGCCTGCCGTCCGACGTCGACGGCGTCGTCCTCCCCGGCGGCTTCTCCTACGGCGACTACCTCCGGGCGGGCGCGATGGCCGCCCACTCGCCGATTATGAACGACGTCCGCGACGCCGCAGACCGGGGCGTGCCGGTCCTGGGCGTCTGCAACGGCGCACAGATCGGCTGCGAGTCGAAACTGACGCCCGGCGCGTTCACGACGAACGCCAGCGCGCGCTTCCAGTGTGAGTCCGTCCACCTGCGCGTCGAGAACGCCGAGACGCCCTGGACCGCCGCCTACGACGTCGGCGACGTGATCGAGGTCCCGATCGCCCACGGCGAGGGTCGCTTCGAGATCGACGAGGAGCGCTACGACGACCTCGTCGCCGAGGACCGGATCCTCTTTCGCTACTGTGACGCCGCCGGGAACATAACCGAAAAGGCGAACCCGAACGGCTCCCGCGGCAACGTCGCCGGGATCCTCGGCGACCGGGAGACCGTCGCGGTGATGATGCCGCACCCCGAACGCGCGTCACTGCCCGACCTCGGCCGCAGCGTCGACGGCCAGGGCGTGCTGCGGGCGTTCGTCTGA
- a CDS encoding complex I NDUFA9 subunit family protein, whose protein sequence is MKVLVVGGSGFIGSTLCGELKRRGHDVTALSRSPGSDDLPKGVNKVMGNVREYGSIREAFEGKDAVYNLVALSPLFKPSGGDKMHDEIHRRGTEHVVRAAEKHDVDRFVQMSALGADPDGPTAYIRSKGEAEEIVTESVLDYTIFRPSVVFGDGGEFVSFTKLLAPPYVSALPGGGKTRFQPIWVGDLVPMLADAIEDEKHVGEIYEVGGPDKLTLAEIARMIHKSDGRSTTVVPVPMGLAKIGLSIGDLVPGFPMGKDQYRSLQFDNVTDDNDVDAFGVGVGELTTLKSYLNGRVGEAGAGSAAATSD, encoded by the coding sequence ATGAAAGTACTTGTCGTCGGCGGAAGCGGATTCATCGGAAGCACCCTCTGTGGCGAGTTGAAGCGCCGGGGCCACGACGTGACGGCGCTGTCGCGGAGTCCCGGCAGCGACGACCTCCCGAAAGGAGTCAACAAAGTGATGGGTAACGTCAGGGAGTACGGCTCCATCCGCGAGGCGTTCGAGGGGAAGGACGCGGTGTACAACCTGGTCGCGCTGTCGCCGCTCTTCAAACCCAGCGGCGGCGACAAGATGCACGACGAGATCCACCGGAGGGGAACCGAGCACGTCGTCCGCGCCGCCGAGAAGCACGACGTCGACCGGTTCGTCCAGATGAGCGCGCTCGGAGCCGACCCGGACGGGCCGACGGCGTACATCCGCTCGAAGGGCGAGGCCGAAGAGATCGTCACCGAGTCCGTCCTCGACTACACGATCTTCCGCCCCTCGGTCGTCTTCGGCGACGGCGGGGAGTTCGTCTCCTTCACGAAACTGCTCGCACCCCCGTACGTCAGCGCGCTTCCGGGGGGCGGCAAGACCCGGTTCCAGCCGATCTGGGTCGGCGACCTCGTGCCGATGTTGGCGGACGCGATCGAGGACGAGAAACACGTCGGGGAGATCTACGAGGTCGGCGGTCCCGACAAACTCACGCTCGCGGAGATCGCACGGATGATCCACAAGTCCGACGGCCGGTCGACGACGGTCGTGCCCGTGCCGATGGGGCTGGCCAAGATCGGACTCAGCATCGGCGACCTCGTGCCGGGGTTCCCGATGGGGAAAGACCAGTACCGGTCGCTGCAGTTCGACAACGTCACCGACGACAACGACGTCGACGCCTTCGGTGTGGGCGTGGGCGAACTGACGACGCTGAAGTCGTACCTGAACGGACGGGTCGGCGAGGCGGGCGCGGGGAGCGCGGCGGCGACGTCGGACTGA
- the cofG gene encoding 7,8-didemethyl-8-hydroxy-5-deazariboflavin synthase subunit CofG, with amino-acid sequence MVPAAEEYGVDVEIEGSEVDELLSVTPGDVAAAAELTFSRNVFLPLTTACRYTCTYCSYYDVPGEATLLSPEDVRRRLRIGADAGCTEALFTFGDEPDERYTEIHEQLAEWGYDDVLGYLRDCCEMALEEGLLPHSNPGDLTEADFERLAPVNASMGVMLETTADVRAHSGTRRKTPGQRLNTIRAAGEVGVPFTTGVLVGIGETWRDRAESLLSIRALHERYDHVQEVIVQNVVPNERSEFDRPSVETMRRVVAMARAALPEEVSVQVPPNLSPTRELLDCGVDDLGGVSPVTDDYINPEYEWPALRELAELADDAGVPLYERLPVYDRYLPAGFRRDGFGGRPAEGTWLSDPIREAIDGDDVHGRRFRRVAVRDGPLRSGSR; translated from the coding sequence ATGGTTCCCGCGGCCGAGGAGTACGGCGTCGACGTAGAAATCGAGGGATCGGAGGTCGACGAGCTGCTCTCTGTGACGCCCGGCGACGTCGCCGCCGCGGCCGAACTCACCTTCTCGCGGAACGTCTTCCTCCCGCTGACGACCGCCTGTCGCTACACCTGCACCTACTGCAGCTACTACGACGTGCCGGGGGAGGCGACGTTGCTCTCGCCGGAGGACGTCAGACGGCGGCTCCGGATCGGCGCGGACGCCGGCTGTACGGAGGCGCTCTTCACCTTCGGCGACGAGCCGGACGAGCGGTACACGGAGATACACGAGCAGCTCGCCGAATGGGGCTACGACGACGTCCTGGGGTATCTCCGCGACTGCTGTGAGATGGCGCTCGAAGAGGGGTTGCTCCCGCACTCGAACCCCGGCGACCTGACCGAGGCGGACTTCGAGCGACTCGCGCCAGTCAACGCGAGTATGGGCGTGATGCTGGAGACGACCGCGGACGTCCGCGCGCACTCGGGGACGCGACGGAAGACGCCGGGACAGCGGCTGAACACGATCCGCGCGGCCGGGGAGGTCGGCGTCCCGTTCACCACCGGCGTCCTCGTCGGCATCGGCGAGACGTGGCGCGACCGCGCCGAGAGCCTGCTTTCGATCCGCGCGCTCCACGAGCGCTACGACCACGTCCAGGAGGTCATCGTCCAGAACGTCGTCCCCAACGAGCGCTCCGAGTTCGACCGGCCGTCCGTCGAGACGATGCGGCGCGTCGTCGCGATGGCCCGCGCGGCGCTCCCCGAGGAGGTGTCCGTGCAGGTGCCGCCGAACCTCTCGCCGACGCGCGAGCTGCTGGACTGCGGCGTCGACGACCTCGGCGGCGTCTCGCCGGTGACAGACGACTACATCAACCCCGAGTACGAGTGGCCCGCGCTCCGGGAGTTGGCCGAGCTGGCCGACGACGCCGGCGTCCCGCTGTACGAGCGGCTGCCGGTGTACGACCGGTATCTCCCGGCGGGGTTCCGACGCGACGGCTTCGGGGGCCGACCCGCCGAGGGAACGTGGCTGTCAGACCCGATCCGGGAGGCGATCGACGGCGACGACGTCCACGGGCGGCGGTTCCGCAGGGTGGCGGTCCGAGACGGACCGCTTCGATCGGGCTCTCGGTGA
- a CDS encoding tubulin/FtsZ family protein: MKIALLGVGQAGGKVADAILDYEAASRVDFVTDAVAVNSARADLLGLSRIPVDRRVLIGQSRVKGHGCGADNELGVTVAEEDIDEVRGAVDDLPVHEVDAFLVVAGLGGGTGSGAAPVIARELSRLYTEPVYGLGLLPGSDEGGIYTLNAARSFQTFVREVDNLLVFDNDAWRRSGESLRSGYASINEEIARRLGVLLGAGEVSKPPVPESVVDASEIINTLAGGGVTTIGYANSRLDRPARGLFGRREPDPDETDVVNRITTTVRRATLGNLTLPANVESTERALVIVSGPPRYLSRKGVEGSQRWLEEETGTMEVRGGDYPIPDSDYVAALVVLSGVTDVPRIKELQQIGAETQRNLKERAAQRPEALRDLVWDGDGEIDPLF; this comes from the coding sequence ATGAAGATCGCACTTCTGGGCGTCGGGCAGGCCGGTGGGAAGGTCGCCGACGCCATCCTGGATTACGAGGCGGCGAGTCGGGTCGACTTCGTCACCGACGCCGTCGCCGTCAACTCCGCGAGGGCCGACCTGCTCGGCCTCAGCCGGATCCCGGTCGACAGGCGCGTGCTCATCGGCCAATCGCGAGTGAAGGGACACGGCTGCGGCGCCGACAACGAACTCGGCGTGACCGTCGCCGAGGAGGACATCGACGAGGTCCGGGGGGCGGTCGACGACCTGCCCGTCCACGAGGTCGACGCGTTCCTCGTCGTCGCCGGACTCGGCGGCGGAACGGGGTCGGGCGCCGCGCCCGTCATCGCCCGCGAACTCTCGCGGCTCTACACGGAGCCGGTGTACGGGCTGGGACTGCTCCCGGGTAGCGACGAGGGAGGGATCTACACGCTGAACGCGGCGCGGTCGTTCCAGACGTTCGTCCGGGAGGTCGACAACCTCCTCGTCTTCGACAACGACGCCTGGCGTCGCTCGGGCGAGAGCCTCCGGAGCGGCTACGCGAGCATCAACGAGGAGATCGCGCGTCGCCTCGGCGTCCTGCTGGGCGCCGGCGAGGTGTCGAAGCCGCCGGTACCCGAATCGGTCGTCGACGCCTCCGAGATCATCAACACCCTCGCCGGCGGCGGCGTGACGACTATCGGCTACGCGAACTCCCGACTGGATCGACCGGCGCGCGGACTGTTCGGCCGACGCGAGCCCGACCCCGACGAGACCGACGTCGTGAACCGGATCACGACCACCGTCCGCCGGGCGACGCTCGGGAACCTGACGCTCCCGGCGAACGTCGAGAGCACCGAGCGGGCGCTCGTGATCGTCAGCGGTCCGCCGAGGTACCTGAGTCGAAAGGGAGTCGAGGGCTCGCAGCGGTGGCTGGAGGAGGAGACCGGCACGATGGAGGTCCGCGGCGGCGACTATCCGATACCCGACTCCGACTACGTCGCCGCGCTGGTGGTCCTCTCGGGCGTCACCGACGTCCCGCGGATCAAGGAACTCCAGCAGATCGGCGCGGAGACGCAGCGAAACCTCAAGGAACGCGCGGCCCAGCGCCCCGAGGCGCTTCGAGATCTCGTCTGGGACGGCGACGGCGAGATCGACCCGCTGTTCTAG
- a CDS encoding metal ABC transporter substrate-binding protein, with translation METTRRRLLATAAGVAALGAGAGCVGGATTGDDSEAGRATVRSSFFVFGDVTANVAGDAAATELLVPVGQHGHGWEPGPRVREAIHDAALFVHGPVGFQPWVDDVLGDLAADGSDVATVDVTSGVDLLSADGAHDHSDQHEHGTDEHDEEHAEADYGRDHTQDDHEDHTQDDHEDHNRGIDPHFWMDPLRLGASVGTVRDALSEIDPENAGTYAGNAESFRSGVEDFHERLESTVDEASRDVVLVAGHNSLRYFGDRYGVEVEALTNVSPDDRPTPRDIERAQTVIDRHDLRYVCADPLESRRAAEQLVAETDAEAVLPLTSMPGLTDEWETEEWGYLDVMRNVNLPTLERALEA, from the coding sequence ATGGAGACAACAAGACGTCGGCTGCTCGCGACGGCAGCGGGGGTGGCCGCGCTGGGTGCCGGCGCCGGCTGCGTCGGCGGAGCGACGACCGGCGACGACTCGGAAGCCGGGCGAGCCACCGTACGGTCCTCGTTTTTCGTGTTCGGAGACGTCACGGCGAACGTCGCGGGCGACGCCGCGGCGACCGAACTGCTCGTTCCGGTCGGACAGCACGGGCACGGGTGGGAGCCCGGACCGCGGGTCCGCGAAGCGATCCACGACGCCGCGCTGTTCGTTCACGGGCCGGTCGGTTTCCAGCCGTGGGTCGACGACGTCCTCGGCGACCTCGCCGCCGACGGTTCGGACGTGGCGACCGTCGACGTGACGAGCGGAGTCGACCTGCTGTCGGCCGACGGCGCTCACGACCACTCGGATCAGCACGAGCACGGGACGGACGAGCACGACGAGGAACACGCCGAAGCCGACTACGGCAGGGACCACACCCAGGACGATCACGAGGATCACACCCAAGACGATCACGAGGACCACAATCGCGGAATCGACCCGCACTTCTGGATGGACCCGCTCCGACTCGGAGCATCGGTTGGAACCGTCCGCGACGCGCTATCGGAGATCGATCCCGAGAACGCCGGGACGTACGCCGGGAACGCCGAGTCGTTCCGTTCGGGTGTCGAGGATTTCCACGAACGGCTGGAATCGACGGTCGACGAGGCGTCGAGAGACGTCGTCCTCGTGGCCGGCCACAACTCGCTCCGGTACTTCGGCGACCGCTACGGCGTCGAGGTCGAAGCGCTGACGAACGTCTCTCCCGACGACCGTCCGACGCCGCGGGACATCGAGCGCGCGCAGACGGTCATCGATCGGCACGACCTGCGGTACGTCTGCGCGGACCCGCTGGAATCCCGGCGGGCCGCGGAGCAACTCGTCGCGGAGACCGACGCGGAGGCGGTGCTGCCGCTGACCTCGATGCCGGGACTGACGGACGAGTGGGAGACCGAGGAGTGGGGGTATCTCGACGTGATGCGCAACGTGAACCTCCCGACGTTGGAACGCGCGCTGGAGGCCTGA
- a CDS encoding metal ABC transporter permease, translated as MVSASPLPALALPTSADAHVALAASLDRAVDLVLDDVWGTALDLLAAATGIEILASPFMQRAYLAAVCIAVIGPLVGSFLVHREMAMIGDTLAHSAFAGVAAGLFVNGVFALTVPPLLTALVVAAAAALAVQALVDHAGTYRDTSLAIVLTGSFAVGSVLVTATDGGIAVGINAYLFGSLATVSRANAAVLLAMSVAVGGVVAVAYRPLAYVTFDEVGARAAGLDVTRYTRLLAVLTAAVVVAAMQIMGVILVAAMLVIPVAAATPVRGFKRSIAAAVGAGLLSTVAGVTLSYWYDVAAGGAIVLVAIGVYGLSKAASRTG; from the coding sequence ATGGTCTCCGCTTCACCGCTTCCGGCCCTCGCACTCCCGACGTCCGCGGACGCCCACGTCGCGCTCGCGGCCTCCCTCGACCGGGCGGTCGACCTCGTCCTCGACGACGTCTGGGGGACGGCGCTGGATCTACTCGCCGCTGCGACCGGAATCGAGATCCTCGCCTCGCCGTTCATGCAGCGGGCCTACCTGGCGGCGGTCTGCATCGCCGTCATCGGCCCGCTCGTCGGGAGCTTCCTGGTCCACCGCGAGATGGCGATGATCGGCGACACGCTGGCGCACTCGGCGTTCGCCGGCGTCGCGGCCGGGCTGTTCGTCAACGGCGTCTTCGCGCTGACGGTCCCGCCGCTCCTGACCGCGCTCGTCGTCGCCGCCGCCGCCGCGCTGGCCGTCCAGGCGCTCGTCGACCACGCCGGCACGTACCGCGACACCTCGCTCGCGATCGTTCTCACCGGGTCGTTCGCCGTCGGGAGCGTGCTCGTGACGGCGACCGACGGCGGGATCGCGGTCGGCATCAACGCGTACCTCTTCGGGTCGCTCGCGACCGTCTCCAGGGCGAACGCCGCGGTCCTCCTGGCGATGAGCGTCGCCGTCGGCGGCGTCGTCGCCGTCGCGTACCGCCCGCTCGCCTACGTGACGTTCGACGAGGTCGGCGCCCGCGCCGCCGGCCTCGACGTCACCCGCTACACCCGGTTGCTCGCGGTCCTGACCGCCGCCGTCGTCGTCGCCGCGATGCAGATCATGGGCGTCATCCTCGTCGCCGCGATGCTCGTGATCCCGGTCGCGGCGGCGACGCCGGTCCGCGGGTTCAAGCGCTCGATCGCCGCGGCGGTCGGGGCCGGACTCCTCTCGACGGTCGCCGGCGTCACGCTGTCGTACTGGTACGACGTCGCCGCCGGCGGAGCGATCGTCCTCGTCGCGATCGG
- a CDS encoding SRPBCC family protein, whose product MPTFEHTIEIAAPVETVFAFDSDPENWPRTMSSLRDLEVVEETETGARMRAVYKLLGISQDVEMEMTVVEPNEHLRVLVEGSGMRSEINNRYSATDAGTQIVHEATYEFGDSLLESLLEPVAVRYNDRQFRMHLQNTKDLVEAETEAAVGTPAAA is encoded by the coding sequence ATGCCCACATTCGAACACACGATAGAGATTGCAGCGCCCGTCGAGACCGTCTTCGCCTTCGACAGCGACCCCGAGAACTGGCCGCGGACGATGTCCAGCCTGCGGGACCTCGAAGTCGTCGAGGAGACAGAGACCGGCGCCCGGATGCGCGCCGTCTACAAGCTCCTGGGGATCTCCCAGGACGTCGAAATGGAGATGACTGTCGTCGAACCGAACGAGCACCTGCGCGTTCTGGTCGAGGGGTCCGGGATGCGAAGCGAGATCAACAACCGCTACTCGGCGACCGACGCCGGGACCCAGATCGTTCACGAGGCGACCTACGAGTTCGGGGATTCGCTCCTCGAAAGCCTGCTCGAACCCGTGGCGGTCCGGTACAACGACCGCCAGTTCCGGATGCACCTGCAGAACACGAAGGACCTCGTCGAGGCCGAAACCGAAGCGGCCGTCGGGACTCCCGCCGCGGCCTGA